A section of the Citrus sinensis cultivar Valencia sweet orange chromosome 8, DVS_A1.0, whole genome shotgun sequence genome encodes:
- the LOC102621809 gene encoding monooxygenase 2 isoform X2, with product MESVEDIVIVGAGIAGLTTSLGLYRLGIRSMVLESSESLRVTGFAFTVWTNAWKALDAVGIGNSLRQQHQQLRSIVATPTISGKPSSERSLKVQGKYGEHEMRCVRRKLLLETLAKELPSGTIRYSSQVVSIEESGHFKLLHLADGTILKTKVLIGCDGVNSIVAKWLGFKNPAFVGRSAIRGYSDFKGSHGFEPNFLQFFGKGLRSGFIPCDDQTIYWFFTWTSSSQDKELEDHSAELKQFVLGKLHDLPAQVKAVIEKTPLDSIISSRLQYRQPQEVLWGNISRGSVCVAGDALHPMTPDIGQGGCAALEDGIVLARCINEALKTKQGVGEEDEEGFNKRVEMGLKRYAKERRWRCFELISIAYLVGSIQQSDGKILNFLRDKILASFLVGLLLKKADFDCGNLTST from the exons ATGGAATCAGTTGAAGATATTGTGATTGTGGGAGCTGGAATTGCTGGCCTGACAACCTCTTTGGGACTTTACag GCTGGGAATCAGAAGCATGGTACTGGAGTCGTCAGAGAGTTTGAGGGTCACAGGATTTGCATTCACAGTGTGGACTAATGCCTGGAAGGCCTTGGATGCTGTCGGCATCGGTAATTCACTTCGCCAACAACATCAACAGCTCAGAAG CATAGTTGCTACCCCCACCATATCGGGGAAACCCTCTTCTGAGAGGTCATTGAAGGTCCAAGGAAAATA CGGAGAACATGAAATGCGATGTGTGAGAAGGAAGTTGTTACTAGAAACACTTGCAAAAGAGCTCCCAAGTGGTACTATCAGGTACTCATCACAGGTGGTTTCAATTGAGGAATCAGGACATTTTAAGCTGTTGCATCTAGCTGATGGAACCATCCTCAAGACCAAG GTGTTGATTGGGTGTGATGGAGTCAACTCCATAGTTGCAAAATGGCTCGGCTTCAAGAATCCAGCTTTTGTAGGAAGATCTGCCATAAGGGGCTATTCAGATTTCAAGGGCAGTCATGGCTTTGAGCCCAACTTCCTGCAGTTCTTTGGCAAAGGTCTAAGATCCGGTTTCATCCCTTGTGATGATCAGACTATTTATTGGTTCTTCACTTGGACTTCCTCCAGCCAag ATAAAGAGCTAGAGGATCACTCAGCTGAGTTGAAGCAGTTTGTGTTAGGAAAGTTGCATGATTTACCTGCACAAGTTAAGGCTGTTATAGAAAAAACTCCATTGGATAGCATTATATCATCGCGCCTACAATACAGACAGCCACAGGAGGTGCTGTGGGGAAATATAAGCAGAGGCAGCGTGTGTGTAGCTGGAGATGCACTTCATCCAATGACACCAGACATTGGCCAAGGTGGCTGTGCAGCCTTGGAAGATGGCATTGTTTTGGCTAGATGTATCAATGAAGCCTTAAAGACTAAACAGGGAGTTGGAGAAGAAGATGAGGAGGGATTTAATAAGAGGGTTGAAATGGGACTGAAAAGATATGCTAAAGAAAGGAGATGGAGATGCTTCGAGCTCATCAGTATAGCTTATCTGGTTGGTTCCATACAACAAAGTGATGGGAAGATATTGAACTTTTTGAGAGATAAAATCTTGGCTTCATTCCTAGTTGGGTTGCTCTTAAAGAAGGCTGATTTTGACTGTGGGAACCTCACCTCTACTTAa
- the LOC102621809 gene encoding monooxygenase 2 isoform X1, giving the protein MESVEDIVIVGAGIAGLTTSLGLYRFKTKKLGIRSMVLESSESLRVTGFAFTVWTNAWKALDAVGIGNSLRQQHQQLRSIVATPTISGKPSSERSLKVQGKYGEHEMRCVRRKLLLETLAKELPSGTIRYSSQVVSIEESGHFKLLHLADGTILKTKVLIGCDGVNSIVAKWLGFKNPAFVGRSAIRGYSDFKGSHGFEPNFLQFFGKGLRSGFIPCDDQTIYWFFTWTSSSQDKELEDHSAELKQFVLGKLHDLPAQVKAVIEKTPLDSIISSRLQYRQPQEVLWGNISRGSVCVAGDALHPMTPDIGQGGCAALEDGIVLARCINEALKTKQGVGEEDEEGFNKRVEMGLKRYAKERRWRCFELISIAYLVGSIQQSDGKILNFLRDKILASFLVGLLLKKADFDCGNLTST; this is encoded by the exons ATGGAATCAGTTGAAGATATTGTGATTGTGGGAGCTGGAATTGCTGGCCTGACAACCTCTTTGGGACTTTACaggtttaaaacaaaaaa GCTGGGAATCAGAAGCATGGTACTGGAGTCGTCAGAGAGTTTGAGGGTCACAGGATTTGCATTCACAGTGTGGACTAATGCCTGGAAGGCCTTGGATGCTGTCGGCATCGGTAATTCACTTCGCCAACAACATCAACAGCTCAGAAG CATAGTTGCTACCCCCACCATATCGGGGAAACCCTCTTCTGAGAGGTCATTGAAGGTCCAAGGAAAATA CGGAGAACATGAAATGCGATGTGTGAGAAGGAAGTTGTTACTAGAAACACTTGCAAAAGAGCTCCCAAGTGGTACTATCAGGTACTCATCACAGGTGGTTTCAATTGAGGAATCAGGACATTTTAAGCTGTTGCATCTAGCTGATGGAACCATCCTCAAGACCAAG GTGTTGATTGGGTGTGATGGAGTCAACTCCATAGTTGCAAAATGGCTCGGCTTCAAGAATCCAGCTTTTGTAGGAAGATCTGCCATAAGGGGCTATTCAGATTTCAAGGGCAGTCATGGCTTTGAGCCCAACTTCCTGCAGTTCTTTGGCAAAGGTCTAAGATCCGGTTTCATCCCTTGTGATGATCAGACTATTTATTGGTTCTTCACTTGGACTTCCTCCAGCCAag ATAAAGAGCTAGAGGATCACTCAGCTGAGTTGAAGCAGTTTGTGTTAGGAAAGTTGCATGATTTACCTGCACAAGTTAAGGCTGTTATAGAAAAAACTCCATTGGATAGCATTATATCATCGCGCCTACAATACAGACAGCCACAGGAGGTGCTGTGGGGAAATATAAGCAGAGGCAGCGTGTGTGTAGCTGGAGATGCACTTCATCCAATGACACCAGACATTGGCCAAGGTGGCTGTGCAGCCTTGGAAGATGGCATTGTTTTGGCTAGATGTATCAATGAAGCCTTAAAGACTAAACAGGGAGTTGGAGAAGAAGATGAGGAGGGATTTAATAAGAGGGTTGAAATGGGACTGAAAAGATATGCTAAAGAAAGGAGATGGAGATGCTTCGAGCTCATCAGTATAGCTTATCTGGTTGGTTCCATACAACAAAGTGATGGGAAGATATTGAACTTTTTGAGAGATAAAATCTTGGCTTCATTCCTAGTTGGGTTGCTCTTAAAGAAGGCTGATTTTGACTGTGGGAACCTCACCTCTACTTAa
- the LOC102622301 gene encoding probable 26S proteasome non-ATPase regulatory subunit 3 — protein sequence MTQDVEMKDKENPSNSLSSPFTPSTLHHLKEIASLMETGAHAREVRRIMRAVRLTMALRRKLKAPVLSAFLNFALAPGSEAHSRLLSYLPKEDEHEMEVDTASSGAPAPAKHPLPELEIYCYLLVLIFLIDKKRYNEAKACSSASIARLKNMNRRTVDVLAARLYFYYSLCYELTGDLAEIRGNLLALHRIATLRHDELGQETLLNLLLRNYLHYNLYDQAEKLRSKAPRFEAHSNQQFCRYLFYLGKIRTIQLEYTDAKESLLQAARKAPVAALGFRVQCNKWAIIVRLLLGEIPERTVFMQKGMEKALRPYFELTNAVRIGDLELFKSVAEKFSSTFSSDRTNNLIVRLRHNVIRTGLRNISISYSRISLADVAKKLRLDSANPVADAESIVSKAIRDGAIDATVDHANGWMVSKETGDIYSTNEPQLAFNSRIAFCLNMHNEAVRALRFPPNSHKEKESAEKRRERQQQEQELAKHIAEEDDDEF from the exons ATGACTCAAGACGTCGAGATGAAGGATAAAGAAAACCCCTCCAATTCCCTCTCCTCCCCCTTTACTCCCTCCACTCTCCACC ATTTGAAGGAGATTGCATCGCTGATGGAAACTGGTGCTCACGCGCGGGAAGTTCGGCGGATAATGCGTGCTGTGAGGCTGACGATGGCGCTGAGACGAAAACTCAAGGCGCCCGTTCTGTCGGCTTTCCTCAATTTCGCGCTGGCTCCGGGATCTGAGGCCCACAGTCGCTTGCTTTCGTATTTGCCCAAG GAGGATGAACATGAGATGGAAGTTGATACCGCATCATCTGGAGCTCCAGCCCCTGCAAAACATCCTTTGCCGGAGTTAGAGATTTACTGCTACTTGCTTGTGCTTATATTTTTGATTGATAAGAAGAGATACAATGAG GCTAAAGCTTGTTCATCGGCAAGCATTGCACGGTTGAAGAACATGAATAGGAGAACTGTTGATGTATTAGCTGCCAGACTTTACTTCTATTACTCTCTTTGCTATGAACTCACTGGTGATCTTGCTGAAATTAGAGG GAATCTACTTGCCCTCCACCGAATTGCAACATTGCGCCATGATGAGCTGGGGCAG GAAACACTTCTCAACCTGCTACTTCGCAATTACCTCCATTACAATTTGTATGATCAAGCTGAGAAACTTAGGTCAAAGGCACCTCGATTTGAAGCTCACTCAAACCAGCAG TTTTGTCGATACCTCTTTTACTTGGGAAAGATTAGGACAATACAGCTGGAGTACACAGATGCCAAAGAATCCCTCCTTCAAGCTGCTCGGAAAGCCCCCGTTGCAGCCCTTGGCTTCCGAGTTCAATGCAACAAGTGGGCAATCATTGTCCGATTATTGCTAGGAGAAATTCCTGAGAGGACTGTCTTTATGCAGAAAGGCATGGAGAAGGCTTTGAGGCCATATTTTGAGCTTACGAAT GCTGTGCGCATTGGGGATTTGGAGCTATTTAAGTCAGTTGCTGAGAAGTTCTCAAGTACTTTCAGCTCTGACCGAACCAATAACTTGATTGTAAGGCTGCGGCATAATGTCATTAGGACTGGGTTGCGGAACATCAGCATCTCGTATTCTCGCATCTCACTTGCTGATGTTGCCAAGAAGCTGAGATTGGACTCTGCCAATCCTGTTGCTGATGCTGAGAGTATTGTTTCCAAGGCAATCCGAGATGGTGCGATTGATGCAACAGTGGATCATGCAAATGGCTGGATGGTGTCAAAGGAGACAGGAGACATCTACTCTACAAACGAACCTCAGCTTGCATTCAATTCAAGGATTGCTTTCTGCCTCAATATGCATAACGAGGCAGTTCGTGCACTTCGTTTTCCCCCAAATTCCCACAAGGAAAAGGAAAGTGCCGAGAAGAGGAGGGAGAGACAGCAGCAGGAACAAGAGCTTGCAAAACACATTGCTGAGGAGGATGACGATGAGTTTTAA
- the LOC102622602 gene encoding uncharacterized protein LOC102622602 — protein sequence MIACVAVVGHQNNPLYIQSFTEADDALKLHHIVHCSLDVVDERVNNPKKSGPTLNETFLGLLYPTENYKVYGYLTNTKVKFILVTTDLDVRDADVRNFFRRFHAAYIDAVSNPFHVPGKKITSRTFAERVSTIVKSFGLSSAG from the exons ATGATCGCGTGCGTCGCTGTCGTTGGGCATCAG aacaaTCCGCTCTACATACAGAGCTTCACTGAAGCAGATGACGCCCTCAAGCTCCATCACATCGTTCACTGCTCTCTCGATGTCGTCGACGAACGTg TTAACAATCCCAAGAAATCTGGGCCGACTCTGAACGAGACGTTTTTGGGTTTACTCTATCCAACTGAAAACTATAAAGT GTACGGCTATTTGACTAATACAAAGGTGAAGTTTATCTTAGTGACTACAGATTTAGATGTCAGAGATGCTGACGTGAGAAAT TTCTTCAGGAGGTTCCATGCTGCATATATAGATGCCGTTTCAAACCCATTTCACGTGCCTGGAAAAAAGATAACATCCAGAACATTTGCAGAGAGAGTAAGCACCATAGTCAAGTCATTTGGGTTGAGTTCAGCTGGTTAA